A region of Candidatus Neomarinimicrobiota bacterium DNA encodes the following proteins:
- a CDS encoding sulfite exporter TauE/SafE family protein has product MEPITQMLIYLFIGLFAGFMSGMFGIGGGSIRIPLLYVAGLPLLSAFGINLVVIPLSSFTGAISHRKNIDWEIAPYVIIGGIMGTLTGAFLTGYISTLVLVIIFVIVSIISVLGIHMNRTFPQIAQNINPSPNIIILGAFFLNFLTILRGGSGGSLFPPFLKIIGLSIRKAIATSLFATIFTAIAGAIVFWSRGNIMFLPAVVVVVGSIIGARIGSLMSLKTKPLWLEIGLSLFIVILAIIVLVKAI; this is encoded by the coding sequence ATGGAACCAATAACACAAATGCTTATATATCTTTTCATAGGTCTTTTTGCCGGATTTATGAGTGGTATGTTTGGTATAGGAGGAGGATCTATAAGGATACCACTTCTTTATGTTGCCGGATTGCCCTTGTTAAGCGCTTTTGGAATAAATTTAGTAGTTATACCATTGTCCTCCTTTACTGGCGCTATAAGTCATAGAAAGAACATAGATTGGGAAATTGCTCCATATGTAATAATTGGCGGGATAATGGGTACTTTAACAGGGGCATTTTTAACGGGATATATCTCAACATTGGTTTTAGTAATTATTTTTGTTATCGTATCCATTATAAGTGTATTAGGGATTCATATGAATAGAACTTTTCCACAAATAGCACAAAACATTAATCCAAGCCCAAATATTATCATTTTAGGAGCATTCTTTCTCAACTTTCTAACAATTCTACGTGGAGGTAGTGGGGGTAGTTTATTTCCCCCTTTCCTAAAAATAATAGGACTTAGTATTCGAAAAGCAATAGCCACATCACTGTTTGCGACTATTTTTACAGCAATTGCAGGAGCGATTGTGTTTTGGTCTCGCGGCAATATAATGTTTCTCCCCGCTGTAGTGGTAGTCGTAGGCTCAATAATTGGAGCCCGAATAGGTAGTTTAATGTCTTTGAAGACAAAGCCACTGTGGCTAGAAATTGGGCTTTCATTATTCATTGTGATTCTCGCAATAATTGTGCTGGTTAAGGCAATATGA